In the Topomyia yanbarensis strain Yona2022 chromosome 3, ASM3024719v1, whole genome shotgun sequence genome, one interval contains:
- the LOC131691062 gene encoding protein KRI1 homolog, whose protein sequence is MGKIPLFHESDQEDEKESIEFTTNKGYAKHYDEFRKKEILGQLKNLESDAESSSSDDETTDEEVVDPDFDKEFFRTLAYLKRRDPAKYDEKPNFFENVKPVEEVALEKRKKKEKAMTLKDYERKVIVEKGGIYEDEEDGPRREERAESPSLVKQQEQLKDEIKRALNQIDTDDEADDEKGGLLKKRSRSKDDTDKEQADYLKWLADRKAKEAPSDDIKPLKPLKDFWSSKVLSKEDAFLRDYILNKRFVDSSGDVPTYEDIVATSEDEEELEKQEEYERQYNFRFEEPDSEFIKRYPRNVEESVRIDRNKRKEQRKALKERKQQEKEQKRRELEEIKAVKLQEIKDKIQKLKEIAATEKMTINEEELESDFDPEEHDRRMRKMFDDEYYDVDEGDQKPEFLDLDEELGIENYDREKIDAEEQEDGPYCEDEDFNMDADYDENQKSKKELQNELLKATGSKKKKGKRISKFVEVLRKDKPIFDPEDEKTYGEYIDEYYKLDYEDIIGDTPCRFRYVETVPNDFGLTIEEILTANTRELNRWASVKKTVQIRPKYAELNEANVYKRKGQNEELKKKILPSLYAQQDDSEPEEDNEITEKKQNKVTVFDDGEPVCDETLVAQAENKKKRKKKKKQSVADVASAEPTSNKKESSTVNDKQQHYLEKKSKKKPKQHDANEGDAVDDDHTGTNPSEVIRTDKKPKDLSKRKRPDDDKEEVLAPAFKKQKRFGKEQHKNDRKTKTSNVSESRLRAFGINPKKFHNKLKYGGKEKHGEGQNSQVNGEKSTGKPKQWRNQNGNFKKKNWKQKRS, encoded by the exons ATGGGAAAAATCCCACTCTTCCACGAGTCCGACCAGGAGGATGAAAAGGAATCAATTGAATTTACTACAAACAAAGGCTATGCTAAACACTACGATGAATTTCGAAAGAAGGAAATTCTTGGACAAC TGAAAAATCTGGAATCAGACGCAGAATCGTCATCCAGTGACGATGAAACAACGGACGAGGAAGTTGTCGACCCAGATTTCGACAAGGAGTTCTTCCGGACATTAGCCTATCTGAAACGGCGGGACCCGGCCAAGTACGATGAGAAACCAAACTTTTTCGAAAACGTAAAACCTGTCGAAGAAGTTGCGTTGGAAAAGcgtaagaaaaaagaaaaagctaTGACTCTGAAGGATTACGAACGGAAGGTCATAGTGGAGAAGGGTGGTATTTACGAGGACGAAGAAGATGGACCTCGACGGGAGGAACGCGCGGAGTCACCGTCGCTGGTGAAGCAACAGGAACAGTTGAAGGATGAAATCAAGCGCGCACTTAATCAGATTGATACGGACGATGAAGCGGATGATGAGAAAGGGGGACTTTTGAAAAAACGAAGCAGAAGTAAAGATGACACTGACAAAGAACAGGCGGACTATTTGAAGTGGCTAGCTGATAGGAAAGCAAAAGAAGCCCCATCGGACGATATTAAACCATTGAAACCGCTAAAGGATTTCTGGAGTAGCAAGGTTCTATCGAAAGAGGATGCTTTTTTGAGAGACTACATTTTGAACAAGCGCTTTGTTGATAGTTCCGGAGATGTTCCAACGTACGAAGATATTGTAGCAACATCAGAAGACGAAGAAGAATTGGAGAAGCAGGAGGAATATGAGAGGCAATACAATTTTCGTTTCGAGGAACCGGATTCGGAGTTTATTAAAAGGTACCCGAGAAATGTGGAGGAATCGGTTCGAATTGATCGAAACAAGCGGAAAGAGCAGCGTAAAGCTTTGAAAGAAAGGAAGCAGCAAGAAAAGGAACAGAAAAGGCGTGAATTGGAAGAAATCAAAGCAGTTAAACTGCAAGAAATTAaggataaaattcaaaaattgaagGAGATTGCTGCAACGGAGAAGATGACGATTAACGAGGAGGAATTGGAATCGGATTTTGACCCAGAGGAGCACGATCGACGAATGCGTAAAATGTTTGACGATGAGTATTATGATGTTGATGAGGGCGATCAGAAGCCGGAGTTTCTTGACCTAGACGAGGAGTTGGGTATAGAAAACTACGACAGGGAAAAGATTGATGCGGAAGAGCAGGAAGACGGACCATATTGTGAGGATGAGGATTTTAACATGGATGCCGATTACGATGAAAACCAGAAAAGCAAAAAAGAACTACAAAACGAATTGCTCAAAGCAACGGGTAGCAAGAAAAAGAAAGGGAAGAGAATTTCTAAATTTGTTGAAGTACTCAGAAAAGACAAACCTATTTTCGATCCGGAAGATGAGAAAACCTATGGAGAGTACATTGATGAGTACTACAAACTGGATTATGAGGATATTATTGGTGATACGCCATGTCGTTTCCGATACGTCGAAACCGTACCGAATGATTTTGGGTTGACGATCGAAGAG ATTTTGACGGCCAACACCCGTGAGCTGAATCGTTGGGCCAGTGTAAAGAAAACTGTTCAAATTAGACCAAAATATGCAGAACTCAACGAAGCTAACGTTTACAAGAGGAAGGGCCAGAACGAAGaattgaagaagaaaattttgccTAGCCTTTACGCGCAACAAGACGACAG tgAACCAGAAGAAGATAATGAAATTACAGAAAAGAAGCAAAATAAAGTAACTGTATTCGACGATGGTGAACCAGTATGCGATGAAACTTTGGTGGCTCAAGctgaaaataaaaagaaaagaaagaagaaaaagaagcaaTCGGTTGCTGATGTTGCAAGTGCTGAACCGACAAGCAACAAAAAAGAATCTAGCACGGTAAACGACAAACAGCAACATTACCTTGAGAAAAAGTCGAAAAAGAAACCCAAACAACATGATGCAAACGAAGGAGATGCCGTTGACGATGATCATACTGGTACTAATCCAAGCGAAGTCATTAGAACCGATAAGAAACCCAAAGATCTCAGTAAAAGAAAACGGCCGGACGACGACAAGGAAGAGGTCCTTGCGCCGGCATTCAAGAAGCAGAAGAGGTTTGGAAAGGAACAGCACAAAAATGACAGAAAAACAAAAACCTCAAATGTCAGTGAAAGTAGATTACGTGCATTTGGTATCAATCCGAAGAAGTTTCACAATAAGCTTAAATATGGCGGCAAGGAAAAACACGGAGAGGGACAGAATAGCCAGGTTAATGGGGAGAAGAGCACCGGAAAGCCTAAGCAATGGAGAAATCAAAATGGGAATTTCAAGAAGAAAAATTGGAAGCAAAAACGGTCTTAG